A stretch of the Phycodurus eques isolate BA_2022a chromosome 15, UOR_Pequ_1.1, whole genome shotgun sequence genome encodes the following:
- the LOC133413386 gene encoding gastrula zinc finger protein XlCGF57.1-like encodes MFARTTAKYEEELCGRQDENERRPAFKNPRDVSENCLRSEPQEPESPDIKEEQPQPPQMKNEELDSSYIKDEEDIAEFPLTTDLLKSEDEGQYEENGGAEPPSRSSSQQLTTNCDREHCGGSQTDSLFAPISDSDNMASNSPDTDDEEEEEEEEEEEESDGDMTFQTEKKRWKCSVCGETFVYKCILKRHMIQHTGEKPFACSECAKTFSHKGHLNTHIRTHTGEKPYACSECDKTFSCKGHLRTHTKTHIGERPFVCSICGQRFSRKENLKTHTVTHTGEKAFVCSVCGQRFARKETLKTHTSTHTGEKPLVCSVCGQRFSTKEYLKIHTRAHTGEKPFVCSVCGQRFSQKVNLRTHRRTHTGEKPFACSVCGQRFSRKETLKTHTRTHTGEKPFACSICGQRFSVKEYLKKHTRGHTGEKPFACSICGQRFSRKENLKTHTGTHTGEKPFACSDCGKRFTRQHTLNTHTRTNTGEKHFACSVCGQSFSCKDGLKRHKCAGENSANP; translated from the exons atgtttgcaaGGACGACAGCAAAGTACGAGGAGGAGCTTTGTGGAAGGCAAGACGAGAACGAGCGGCGACCAGCTTTCAAGAATCCTCGAG ACGTCAGCGAGAATTGTCTTCGTTCCGAGCCGCAGGAGCCAGAGTCTCCCGACATTAAAGAGGAGCAGCCGCAACCTCCCCAAATGAAAAACGAGGAGTTAGACTCCTCATACATTAAAGACGAGGAGGATATCGCAGAGTTTCCATTGACTACGGACcttttgaagagtgaagatgaaggtcaatATGAGGAGAACGGAGGGGCGGAGCCTCCGAGCCGCAGCTCCAGTCAACAACTGACAACAAATTGTGATCGTGagcactgtggaggatcacaaacaGACAGCCTCTTCGCTCCAATATCAGATAGTGACAACATGGCGTCAAACTCTCCGGACactgatgatgaggaggaggaggaggaggaggaggaggaggaggagtctgACGGTGATATGACATTTCAAACTGAGAAAAAACGCTGGAAATGTTCAGTGTGTGGGGAAACCTTTGTCTACAAGTGTATTTTGAAAAGGCACATGATAcagcacactggagagaaaccttttgcctgttcagAATGCGCTAAAACATTCTCACATAAGGGACACTTAAATACACACataagaacccacactggagagaaaccttatGCCTGCTCAGAATGCGATAAAACATTCTCTTGTAAGGGACACTTAAGAACGCACACGAAAACACATATTGGTGAGagaccttttgtctgctcaatttgtggccaaagattctctcgaaAGGAAAACTTAAAAACGCACACCGTAacacacactggcgagaaagcttttgtctgctcagtttgcggtcaacgATTCGCGAGAAAGGAaaccttaaaaacacacaccagcacacacacgggagagaaacctttAGTCTGCTCAGTGTGTGGGCAAAGATTCTCTACGaaggaatatttaaaaatacacacaagagcccacactggcgagaaaccttttgtctgctcagtttgtggtcaaagattctctcaaaaGGTGAATTTAAGAACACACagaagaacgcacactggtgagaagccttttgcctgctcagtttgcggtcaaagattctcaaGAAAGGAaaccttaaaaacacacactagaacacacactggcgagaaaccttttgcctgctcaattTGCGGTCAAAGGTTCTCGGTAaaggaatatttaaaaaaacacacaagaggccacactggtgagaaaccttttgcctgctcaattTGCGGTCAAAGGTTCTCTAGAAAGGAAAACTTAAAGACACACACtggaacacacactggtgagaaaccttttgcctgctcagactgcggtaaaagattcactcGACAGCACACTTTAAACACGCACACAAGAACCAACACTGGTGAGAAGCATTTTGcgtgctcagtttgtggtcaaagtttCTCTTGTAAGGATGGGCTTAAAagacacaagtgtgctggtgagaataGCGCTAATCCATAA